The following proteins are encoded in a genomic region of Triticum dicoccoides isolate Atlit2015 ecotype Zavitan chromosome 1B, WEW_v2.0, whole genome shotgun sequence:
- the LOC119337317 gene encoding mitochondrial carnitine/acylcarnitine carrier-like protein, which produces MGDIAKDLTAGTVGGIANLVVGHPFDTIKVKLQSQPSPAPGQLLKYAGAFDAVKQTVAAEGPRGLYKGMGAPLATVAAFNALLFTVRGQMETLLRSEPGAPLTVKQQVVAGAGAGLAVSFLACPTELIKCRLQAQSSLAEAGAVSRVALPKGPMDVARHVMRDAGVKGLFKGIVPTMGREIPGNAIMFGVYEAVKQYMAGGQDTSGLGQGSLILAGGLAGGALWLTVYPTDVVKSVIQVDDYKKPRYSGSIDALKKIVAADGVKGLYKGFGPAMARSVPANAATFVAYEITRSALG; this is translated from the exons ATGGGGGACATTGCCAAGGACTTGACAGCCGGAACCGTCGGAGGGATCGCCAATCTGGTTGTTGGGCACCCATTTGACACCATCAAGGTCAAGCTCCAGAGCCAGCCCAGCCCTGCTCCAGGCCAGCTTCTTAAGTATGCCGGCGCCTTTGATGCTGTCAAGCAAACGGTTGCGGCTGAAGGGCCCAGGGGATTGTACAAGGGAATGGGGGCTCCTCTCGCTACTGTTGCAGCCTTCAACGCTCTCCTGTTCACTGTGAGGGGCCAGATGGAGACTCTCTTGAGATCGGAGCCCGGGGCGCCATTAACGGTAAAGCAGCAGGTCGTCGCTGGTGCTGGTGCTGGGCTTGCGGTCTCCTTCCTGGCATGCCCAACCGAGCTGATCAAGTGCAG GTTGCAGGCCCAGAGCTCTTTAGCTGAAGCAGGTGCTGTCTCCCGCGTGGCGCTACCCAAAGGGCCAATGGATGTGGCGAGGCATGTCATGAGGGACGCTGGCGTCAAAGGTCTGTTCAAGGGCATTGTCCCAACAATGGGCCGTGAGATCCCCGGCAACGCTATAATGTTCGGCGTCTACGAGGCCGTCAAGCAGTACATGGCCGGCGGTCAGGACACGTCAGGCCTCGGCCAGGGCTCTCTCAtccttgccgggggcctcgccGGAGGAGCTCTGTGGCTCACGGTGTACCCAACCGACGTCGTGAAGAGCGTGATCCAGGTGGACGACTACAAGAAGCCAAGGTACTCGGGGTCGATCGACGCTCTCAAGAAGATCGTCGCGGCCGACGGGGTGAAGGGCCTGTACAAGGGGTTCGGCCCCGCCATGGCACGCAGTGTCCCGGCAAACGCCGCCACCTTCGTGGCCTATGAGATCACGCGATCGGCCTTGGGCTGA
- the LOC119337312 gene encoding mitochondrial carnitine/acylcarnitine carrier-like protein gives MGDVAKDLAAGTVGGAAQLVVGHPFDTIKVKLQSQPTPPPGQPPKFAGAMDAVKQTISAEGPRGLYKGMGAPLATVAAFNAVLFTVRGQMEALLRSEPGAALTVGQQVVAGAGAGVAVSFLACPTELIKCRLQAQSALATAAPAAAAAPAGGAAATVTATAAAAVKYGGPLDVARHVLRSEGGVRGLFKGLVPTMAREIPGNALMFGVYEATKQFIAGGQDTSGLGRGSLILAGGVAGAAFWGSVYPTDVVKSKLQVDDFKNPKYSGSMDAFKKILAADGARGLYRGFGPAMARSVPANGACFLAYEVTRSLL, from the coding sequence ATGGGGGACGTGGCCAAGGACCTGGCCGCCGGCACGGTGGGCGGCGCGGCGCAGCTGGTCGTCGGCCACCCGTTCGACACCATCAAGGTGAAGCTGCAGAGCCAGCCCACGCCGCCGCCCGGCCAGCCGCCCAAGTTCGCCGGCGCCATGGACGCCGTCAAGCAGACCATCTCGGCCGAGGGCCCCCGGGGCCTGTACAAGGGCATGGGCGCCCCGCTCGCCACCGTCGCCGCCTTCAACGCCGTGCTCTTCACCGTCAGGGGCCAGATGGAGGCCCTGCTGCGCTCCGAGCCCGGCGCCGCGCTCACCGTCGGCCagcaggtcgtcgccggcgccggggCCGGCGTCGCCGTCTCCTTCCTCGCCTGCCCCACCGAGCTCATCAAGTGCAGGCTGCAGGCGCAGAGCGCGCTTGCCACCGccgctcctgccgccgccgctgctcccgcGGGCGGCGCGGCCGCCACCGTGACCGCCACGGCCGCTGCCGCGGTGAAGTATGGCGGGCCGCTGGACGTGGCGAGGCACGTGCTGCGGTCGGAGGGCGGCGTGCGGGGCCTCTTCAAGGGCCTCGTCCCCACAATGGCGCGCGAGATCCCCGGCAACGCGCTCATGTTCGGCGTCTACGAGGCCACGAAGCAGTTCATTGCCGGCGGGCAGGACACGTCGGGGCTGGGCAGGGGCTCCCTGATCCTCGCCGGCGGGGTCGCCGGCGCGGCGTTCTGGGGATCCGTGTACCCGACCGACGTGGTGAAGAGCAAGCTCCAGGTGGACGACTTCAAGAACCCAAAGTACTCGGGCTCCATGGACGCGttcaagaagatcctcgccgccgACGGGGCCAGGGGTCTGTACAGGGGGTTCGGACCGGCCATGGCGCGCAGCGTCCCGGCCAACGGCGCCTGCTTCCTCGCCTACGAGGTGACAAGGTCCCTGCTCTAG